A window of Insulibacter thermoxylanivorax genomic DNA:
GAAGAATAACACGATCCCCACGATCAATAAAATGATTCCTCCGATTCGATACAGGATGAGCGAGAAATCACTCGGTTCCGCATCTCCGGAAAACCTCCACCAGTTCGATAAGAACCATGAGCTCCTTGGACTAATGAGGGATAGAAGACCAATGCCTATGAAAACGATGATAAAGATCCACACATTTCTCGCCCTCCCCAAAGACGTAATAGATGT
This region includes:
- a CDS encoding DUF6199 family natural product biosynthesis protein; this encodes MWIFIIVFIGIGLLSLISPRSSWFLSNWWRFSGDAEPSDFSLILYRIGGIILLIVGIVLFFQYV